One Cucurbita pepo subsp. pepo cultivar mu-cu-16 chromosome LG20, ASM280686v2, whole genome shotgun sequence genomic window carries:
- the LOC111782579 gene encoding BAG family molecular chaperone regulator 3-like, with protein MMKRTPNHNHNHNRNRNVVNGKAAQSSSTTSFSSSSSAAAGDEPLDWEMRPGGMLVQKRTDKSESPAPILRLRVAFGAVRFEIPISSQATFGELKRALTAETGLEAAEQKVIYRGRERENGEYLEGCGVKNRSKVVLVEDPASIERRYTETKRNAKIQTAHRAISAVSMELDKLADQVSVMEESISNGIKVPEIQITTLIEMLMMQAIKLDTIAAEGAASTQKILQGKRVQKCVEMLDVLKVRNAGVEVVKPVIVTTKWETFDHWPSLIDL; from the exons ATGATGAAGAGAACACCCAATCACAATCACAATCACAATCGCAATCGCAATGTGGTTAATGGTAAAGCCGCACAATCATCCTCAACGACgtcgttttcttcttcttcctctgccGCTGCCGGCGACGAGCCACTCGACTGGGAAATGAGGCCGGGCGGAATGCTGGTTCAGAAGCGAACTGACAAATCCGAGTCACCGGCACCGATTCTCCGCCTCAGAGTCGCATTTGGCGCTGTCCGATTCGAGATCCCCATCAGCTCCCAAGCCACAttcgg GGAGCTGAAGAGGGCGCTGACGGCGGAGACAGGGCTGGAGGCGGCGGAGCAGAAGGTGATTTacagagggagagagagggaaaacgGGGAGTATTTGGAGGGCTGTGGTGTGAAAAACAGATCGAAAGTGGTGTTGGTTGAGGATCCGGCCAGCATTGAAAGAAGATACACTGAAACCAAAAGGAACGCTAAGATACAGACCGCTCATCGGGCCATTTCCGCCGTCTCCATGGAACTTGATAAGCTCGCCGACCAG GTTTCTGTAATGGAAGAATCAATATCAAATGGAATCAAGGTTCCTGAAATTCAGATCACCACACTGATAGAGATGCTGATGATGCAAGCCATCAAGCTTGACACCATTGCTGCAGAAGGAGCTGCTTCCACTCAGAAAATTTTGCAG GGGAAGAGAGTGCAGAAATGTGTTGAAATGCTTGATGTTTTGAAGGTTAGAAATGCAGGGGTGGAAGTTGTGAAGCCTGTGATTGTTACAACCAAATGGGAGACGTTTGATCACTGGCCATCTCTTATTGATCTTTGA